From Acropora muricata isolate sample 2 chromosome 14, ASM3666990v1, whole genome shotgun sequence, one genomic window encodes:
- the LOC136898121 gene encoding uncharacterized protein — MDRVHQRWRYNDLMLKLQDKENVMKWLMTERLLAKDLMCSVCEDQMKLVRCNDRSDEFKWEYRRQINNKRHKVENSIRSGSWFAKSNMTLEEILQFTYWWCQDLDQTQIRHELVLNTNTGVDWDSFCSEVREIELFENSVKIGGEGKVVQIDESKFGKRKYRRGHHVEGQWVFGGIENDSRKCFLIAVEKRDEATLLPIIEKWIESGTVIISDCWKAYCNLEKYGYRHFTVNHSKEFVNAAGQSTNKMEGHWRQAKAKLPPFGVRKHHFSSYLAEFMWRYMNREEDLFQKFLEAAKKIYSDSSNTENQEIGVLDPETPRAAPRDTEIIRASENDGDLVRKLLAEVSKIHDKNKQLRKEIEDLKKKRETKLSQKSRDYDSECSNAVSKVYKELVKQHEQQEDGENQPAFDFSVSFDSSSNEAMAKKLVSEVRAVYGKKKWMKSTIKAAVHQHWRSMRDDKTRKTNNSFEKHRRQIKRSNRLKRKLSRRLSCLNNSAVLSEGDKRRAQEILSSPDALHYISSEESCEDDAVEPRSGPRPRKIRKLSWEKSILRNIKVKLDEAYLAGLTEKQRCTTARVNRTDEESPRPHLANGPSLGSP, encoded by the exons ATGGATAGAGTCCACCAAAGATGGCGATACAATGACCTGATGTTGAAATTACAGGATAAAGAAAACGTTATGAAGTGGTTGATGACTGAACGCCTGTTAGCCAAGGATCTGATGTGTTCCGTGTGCGAAGATCAAATGAAACTCGTTAGATGCAACGACCGATCGGATGAGTTTAAATGGGAATACAGAAGGCAGATAAACAACAAGAGGCATAAGGTGGAGAATTCCATTAGATCTGGAAGCTGGTTTGCGAAGAGCAACATGACGCTAGAAGAAATATTACAATTTACGTATTGGTGGTGTCAAGATCTTGATCAAACCCAAATAAGGCATGAACTTGTACTTAATACAAACACCGGTGTGGATTGGGACAGTTTTTGTAGCGAAGTGCGCGAGATCGAACTATTTGAAAATAGTGTAAAAATCGGAGGAGAGGGCAAAGTCGTTCAGATTGACGAAAGTAAGTTTGGAAAACGGAAGTACCGCAGGGGACACCACGTTGAAGGGCAGTGGGTGTTTGGCGGAATAGAGAACGACAGCCGGAAATGTTTCCTGATAGCCGTGGAGAAAAGAGATGAGGCAACTTTGCTACCTATTATCGAAAAGTGGATCGAATCGGGAACAGTTATAATATCAGACTGCTGGAAAGCGTATTGTAATTTAGAGAAATATGGGTACAGACATTTCACTGTAAATCACTCTAAAGAATTTGTAAATGCGGCTGGTCAGAGCACTAACAAAATGGAAGGCCACTGGCGACAAGCGAAGGCAAAATTACCGCCATTTGGCGTTAGGAAACATCATTTTTCTTCGTATTTAGCGGAGTTTATGTGGAGGTACATGAACAGGGAGGAGGACTTGTTCCAAAAGTTTTTAGAAGCCGCCAAAAAAATTTATTCC GATTCATCAAACACAGAAAACCAAGAGATCGGAGTTTTAGATCCCGAAACCCCAAGAGCTGCACCGCGAGATACAGAAATCATCCGAGCTTCAGAGAATGATGGCGATCTTGTGCGAAAACTACTGGCAGAGGTTTCGAAGATTCATGACAAAAATAAGCAGTTAAGGAAGGAGATAGAAGATCTAAAGAAAAAACGAGAGACAAAACTGTCACAGAAATCGAGAGATTACGATTCTGAGTGCTCG AATGCTGTCAGTAAAGTCTACAAAGAACTTGTGAAGCAACATGAACAACAGGAGGATGGGGAGAATCAGCCAGCATTTGATTTTAGTGTCAG CTTCGACAGTTCATCAAATGAAGCCATGGCCAAGAAACTCGTAAGTGAAGTTCGGGCAgtttatggaaagaaaaagtGGATGAAGTCTACCATCAAAG CTGCTGTTCATCAGCATTGGAGATCCATGCGGGatgacaaaacaaggaaaacaaacaacagcttTGAGAAGCACCGAAGGCAAATCAAGAGAAGCAATCGTTTAAAGAGG aaacttTCTCGACGACTGTCGTGTCTAAACAACTCGGCAGTGCTTTCTGAAGGAGACAAGAGAAGGGCACAAGAAATTCTGTCTTCCCCAGACGCGTTACACTATATCTCGTCGGAGGAAAGCTGCGAAGACGACGCAGTGGAACCAAGGAGTGGTCCAAGACCGCGAAAGATCAGAAAGCTGTCATGGGAGAAAAGCATACTGAGGAATATCAAAGTGAAACTAGATGAGGCGTATTTGGCTGGACTAACTGAGAAGCAGCGTTGCACAACTGCACGTGTTAACCGGACTGACGAGGAATCACCACGGCCCCACCTAGCTAACGGCCCCTCGTTGGGCAGTCCGTAG